The DNA window AAAATTATTACTAACAATAAAAAGAAAAACAATAAGTTATCATCAAAACCACCAAAAATGCTACCGATACCACCACATTGTTTATCAGCCAAAAGAATGCACCTCCTTTAGTAGGTTATTAAGTATCATATTTTTTATCTTAAATATTTAATATGTTTACTAATAAAATATGCATGAACCATCATATGTGTTACAAATGATGATAAATAATAAAAGACCAATATAAATATTGGCCTATGGTGTTAGAAAGGGCTGATTTTTATTAGAGATGTTTTGGAAAAAAATGATTATGTATAGAGAATTGGGAAAAATCCCAATTCCTTTACTGAATTAGCATCTTCTATAGCCACCATAACAATTACAGAAGATAACGACTAATAATAAGAAGAAAAATAATAATTCGTCTCCACAACCACCACATTGTCTATCAGCCATGTATGTGCACCTCCTTTTCTATTATGTATAACTTATGGTTTGTAAAGCTCTTCATTTATTTTTCTCTTAATATAAAGTATGCTAGATGCAGGACATGTGTTACATGATAAAATGTATAATCTGCATGGTTTACGGAATATAAGAAAAAATAGTATAATAAGGGTAAATGCAAAATAGGAGTGAAGAAAATGAATTATTGGGTGATTGGAGGAACAATATTTTTTGTTATACTCATTAGCATACAATATTCTCTTAATAAGATCATTGTATTATTAAAAGAAATCAAAGAAATATTGTATAGATTGGATGTAAAAGATAGGCTTAAGTGAGGAATTTCTACAAAAAAACAAAAAAATCTTTGCAAATAAGCTCATTTGTGTTTATAATAGATGTGTGTCTTTTGCATATTAAGGAAATCGTTAAAGAGTAAGAAGGGGATATAATGATTACTACAGTTACCTTAAACCCTGCCATTGATCGGGCATATGTTATTAATGACTTTAAACCAAATAAGAAATATCATTTAGATGTAGATGAAGTAAAAATTACTGCTGGTGGTAAGGGGCTAAATGTAGCAAGAGTAGCTGCTATTTTAGGAGAAAAAGTAAATGCCACAGGATTACTTGGAGGATACTCTGGTAAATTTATCCAAGAAGAATTGGATAAGCTGCATATAAGCACATCTTTTGTACGAATTAATGAGTCTTCTAGAATATTTACTGCTATTGTAGATCCGCTCAATAATACAGAAACAATTGTAGCAGAAAAAGGACCTGTAGTAACCAAAAAAGAACTTAATGCATTTGTAAAAGAGTTTGTGAAAATTTTAAAATATAGTGAAATAATTGTTGCAGCAGGGTCTGTGCCGAAGGGACTTCCTAAGACGATCTATGGAGATATGGTAAAGATTGCAGAGGATAATAATGTAAAGATGATTATTGATGCCAGCGGAAGTTATTTAGAGGAAGCTATAAAAGCAAGGCCTTTCATGATTAAGCCAAATCTTGAAGAACTAGAAGAACTAGTAGGTTATAAACTGGATAGTGAACATAAAATTATCTTTGAATGCAAACATATTTGCAAACAAGGTATTGAAGTGGTAGGAATTTCTATGGGAGCTGAAGGTGCAATTTTTGTTACAAAAGATGGGGCGTATAAGGTATGTGCACCAAAAGTAGATCCAATCAATTCAGTAGGATGTGGAGATGCATTTGTAGCAGGATTTGCTGTAGCTATTTATAAAAAAAATAATTTAGAAAAAGCCTTTAAAAAGGCTGTAGCCGCTGGGACTGCCAATGTGATTGAGGAAAAAATCGGTTATATCGATGTAGAACATATGGAAAAATTTTATAATGAGGTAAAGGTGATAAAGTTGGACTAATGTACCAACTTTTTTTTATGATATAATCATAGTGAATATAATAATAAGGATGATGATGATGAACCTTACGAATATTGTTTTGAGTGTTCAGAATATTGCTAAAGCTATAGAAAGTGTGATTAAGGTAGATGTGACCATTGTAGATAACGATTTTAATAGAATCGCGGCAACTGGACGGTATAAAAATCATATTGGTGAAAAAGTAAATAGACATTCTGTCTTTGGTTTTGCATTGAAGCAAGGAGAAAGTTTTATTATTGAGAATCCTAGAAATCATGAAGCTTGCCTTAAATGTGAAAATATAAAAGAATGTAAAGAATATGCAGAAGTTTGTTGTCCTATTAAAGTAAATAATGAGATCATTGGGGTCATAGGACTTATTGCTTTTGAAGAAAAGCAGAGGGCAGCTATTGTAGATAACAAAAAAAATCTTATGGAATTCTTAAATAGGATGGCAGATTTGATTGCTTCAAAGTTATTAGAAAAAGAAAAAACAGAAAGAATGAAACTTTTGGCAAGAGAATTAGAAACGGTACTTCATTCTGTAGATAGAGGGATTATTGCAGTGGATGAGTTTGGGTTAGTACTCCATTATAATAGAAAAGCTGCCCAATTATTTAAAATAAACGAAAACGAAGTATTTCATATGAATATAAAAAAATTGTTAGGAGATTTTGATTTAAGTAGCTTTATTACGAAGCGGTTTCCTATAAAAAATAGGGAATTTAGTTATAAAAGGAATGGATATGATTTTAGAGGTGTATTTGATGCAAATCCTATTTTAGCAGGGAAAAAGACCTTTGGATTTGTTTTTACCTTTAGCAAGATTTCTGAGGTGCTAAGTGTAGTAAATGACATTGCTACGAGGACAATGGCAACAAGTTTTGACCATATTATAGGAAATAGTGACTGCCTAAAAAAAGTAAAATATGCAGCTAAAAGAGCTGCAAAATCAACTTCAACCGTCTTAATTCAAGGGGAGAGTGGAACAGGTAAAGAACTATTTGCTAGAGCGATACATTTTTATAGTGATCGATCAAAAGAACCCTTCATTCCTATAAATTGTGCAGCTATTCCTGAACAATTGTTAGAGAGTGAGCTTTTTGGATATGAGGAAGGTGCTTTTACGGGATGCAAAAAAGGTGGAAAAGCTGGTAAATTTGAGTTAGCCCATAAGGGAACGTTATTTTTAGATGAAATCGGAGATATGCCAATCCATCTTCAAACAAAACTTTTAAGAGTGCTACAAGAATATGTGATTGAAAAGGTTGGAGGAAAAGATTTTATACCTATAGATGTTAGAATTATTGCAGCAACAAATAAAAAATTAGAAGAACAAGTATTAGAAGGTGCATTTAGAGAAGATTTGTTCTATCGTTTAAATGTCATTCCAT is part of the Crassaminicella profunda genome and encodes:
- the pfkB gene encoding 1-phosphofructokinase, with amino-acid sequence MITTVTLNPAIDRAYVINDFKPNKKYHLDVDEVKITAGGKGLNVARVAAILGEKVNATGLLGGYSGKFIQEELDKLHISTSFVRINESSRIFTAIVDPLNNTETIVAEKGPVVTKKELNAFVKEFVKILKYSEIIVAAGSVPKGLPKTIYGDMVKIAEDNNVKMIIDASGSYLEEAIKARPFMIKPNLEELEELVGYKLDSEHKIIFECKHICKQGIEVVGISMGAEGAIFVTKDGAYKVCAPKVDPINSVGCGDAFVAGFAVAIYKKNNLEKAFKKAVAAGTANVIEEKIGYIDVEHMEKFYNEVKVIKLD
- a CDS encoding sigma-54-dependent Fis family transcriptional regulator, coding for MNLTNIVLSVQNIAKAIESVIKVDVTIVDNDFNRIAATGRYKNHIGEKVNRHSVFGFALKQGESFIIENPRNHEACLKCENIKECKEYAEVCCPIKVNNEIIGVIGLIAFEEKQRAAIVDNKKNLMEFLNRMADLIASKLLEKEKTERMKLLARELETVLHSVDRGIIAVDEFGLVLHYNRKAAQLFKINENEVFHMNIKKLLGDFDLSSFITKRFPIKNREFSYKRNGYDFRGVFDANPILAGKKTFGFVFTFSKISEVLSVVNDIATRTMATSFDHIIGNSDCLKKVKYAAKRAAKSTSTVLIQGESGTGKELFARAIHFYSDRSKEPFIPINCAAIPEQLLESELFGYEEGAFTGCKKGGKAGKFELAHKGTLFLDEIGDMPIHLQTKLLRVLQEYVIEKVGGKDFIPIDVRIIAATNKKLEEQVLEGAFREDLFYRLNVIPLNIPPLRQRREDIEVLVEYLLEKCNRKLGKNILQIDEVALKILMNYKWSGNVRELENTIEYAVNMCSGNRITAQDLPNRLRNKETNLKEKDFERIVPIKELERIEIKKALDYFGNTKQAITKAAKALGMSRATLYRKLKEHGIKQS